The stretch of DNA NNNNNNNNNNNNNNNNNNNNNNNNNNNNNNNNNNNNNNNNNNNNNNNNNNNNNNNNNNNNNNNNNNNNNNNNNNNNNNNNNNNNNNNNNNNNNNNNNNNNNNNNNNNNNNNNNNNNNNNNNNNNNNNNNNNNNNNNNNNNNNNNNNNNNNNNNNNNNNNNNNNNNNNNNNNNNNNNNNNNNNNNNNNNNNNNNNNNNNNNNNNNNNNNNNNNNNNNNNNNNNNNNNNNNNNNNNNNNNNNNNNNNNNNNNNNNNNNNNNNNNNNNNNNNNNNNNNNNNNNNNNNNNNNNNNNNNNNNNNNNNNNNNNNNNNNNNNNNNNNNNNNNNNNNNNNNNNNNNNNNNNNNNNNNNNNNNNNNNNNNNNNNNNNNNNNNNNNNNNNNNNNNNNNNNNNNNNNNNNNNNNNNNNNNNNNNNNNNNNNNNNNNNNNNNNNNNNNNNNNNNNNNNNNNNNNNNNNNNNNNNNNNNNNNNNNNNNNNNNNNNNNNNNNNNNNNNNNNNNNNNNNNNNNNNNNNNNNNNNNNNNNNNNNNNNNNNNNNNNNNNNNNNNNNNNNNNNNNNNNNNNNNNNNNNNNNNNNNNNNNNNNNNNNNNNNNNNNNNNNNNNNNNNNNNNNNNNNNNNNNNNNNNNNNNNNNNNNNNNNNNNNNNNNNNNNNNNNNNNNNNNNNNNNNNNNNNNNNNNNNNNNNNNNNNNNNNNNNNNNNNNNNNNNNNNNNNNNNNNNNNNNNNNNNNNNNNNNNNNNNNNNNNNNNNNNNNNNNNNNNNNNNNNNNNNNNNNNNNNNNNNNNNNNNNNNNNNNNNNNNNNNNNNNNNNNNNNNNNNNNNNNNNNNNNNNNNNNNNNNNNNNNNNNNNNNNNNNNNNNNNNNNNNNNNNNNNNNNNNNNNNNNNNNNNNNNNNNNNNNNNNNNNNNNNNNNNNNNNNNNNNNNNNNNNNNNNNNNNNNNNNNNNNNNNNNNNNNNNNNNNNNNNNNNNNNNNNNNNNNNNNNNNNNNNNNNNNttttttttttttttttttgggggggtaAACCCCACTTTTGTGTAATAGCCCACAAACCAGTTGCCAATCATCTTTAGCATTACTGGATAAGTGAGCGCCTTGAAAGTTGTAACTCATTCAAAAACATGTTGCCTATGGAGTTTGACATTGTCAGTTCATTATTATCTTAAGCAAATTCATAAACAAATTTGTCTATTTGTTAGAGAAGTTGATGACTTCACAGCTATCttgtttctttcatttttaattttttttacctgtTCTTGACAGAGTTTAGGCAAAAACATTCTAAAAGGAAAGCAGCAACATCAAAGTCAGTGGAATCTAACAAAAAGGCTAAGAATGAAGAGAAACCTGCTGAGAATGGAATGAGTAAAAAGAAACAGGAATCTACAGACAACAAAAAGGGTAAGAACACCAAACCTGCAGTGAAAGAAAATGGTGCAAGGAAGGCACAACCGGTCGAAAGTGAAGAGAAAGATGGAGAAGAAACCAATGAAAGTGAAGAGGATGATGTACAAGAAGGCAATGAAAGTGGAGCAGAAGATGGACAAGAAGGCAATGGAAGTGAATCGGAAGACGAACAAGAAGGCAATGGAAGTGAAGCAGAAAATGGACAAGAAGGCAATGGAAGTGAAGCAGAAAACGGACAAGAAGAAAATGGAAGTGAAGCAGAAGTTGGACAAGAAGGCAATGACAGTGAAGAGGAAGACGGACAAGAAGACGATGAAAGTGAGGACACTGCTGATGATTGAAGAGGCATTTCATTCCTATATTGGGGAAAAGGCCATAATTTGAATATACtttttatcatattattacTATTCCCCACCATGTTGTGAAGCTGGTAAACTAACAGCA from Ipomoea triloba cultivar NCNSP0323 chromosome 7, ASM357664v1 encodes:
- the LOC116024781 gene encoding DNA polymerase epsilon subunit 3; this translates as MADEKEKGAAMPEVEVEDLPKTIVRRLVKDKLSQLSKDGEMSLLREAHQAFSESARIFIHYLSAAANDVCMESKRQTMSAEDVFKALDEIEFSEFIDPLRASLEEFRQKHSKRKAATSKSVESNKKAKNEEKPAENGMSKKKQESTDNKKGKNTKPAVKENGARKAQPVESEEKDGEETNESEEDDVQEGNESGAEDGQEGNGSESEDEQEGNGSEAENGQEGNGSEAENGQEENGSEAEVGQEGNDSEEEDGQEDDESEDTADD